In Alkalihalobacillus sp. TS-13, the following are encoded in one genomic region:
- a CDS encoding ATP-dependent DNA helicase, whose translation MLKKGGAVFMSFLNDNQKVAVETTEGPLLIIAGPGSGKTFTLVERIYHLITEKNVQAENILVATFTEKAAQELMTRVSNRLHDANISFSLNEMYLGTIHSICLRILKENREFTRLKKNYVLMDQFDQQYFLYQKIYEYSNISNIELIYGERSSRWKKAENLLKWLNKVSEEMLDVESLKNSENPQVQALGYSYELYQKQLEEENALDFSTIQLETYQLLIEHPQILSNFNNSLHYLMIDEYQDTNTIQEEILFLLAGERQNICVVGDDDQGLYRFRGATIRNILEFPQKFDDGVCKQVELSINYRSHPSIINFYNNWMEQNKWTYKGEMFRYDKKIMPRDGDHSEKAEVIKVSGSDGLGNWEDEVYQFLLSMRNKDNVSDWNQIAFLFKSVKNEKVVALANFLEERNIPVYSPRSNMFFDREEVRLLIGALLFLFPQFPKIRKWNDNAYLDEWEIYDQYLREFGEELRNEENKKLLMWCQIRAKEHMNLQQNTDYSFSGLFYQLLQFDLFNCYLEGDSYQVNDSRAIRNISLFSKLLTKFEYLHRVSVFTPKSINVNITTFFNQYLRFLINGGINEYEDNSEYAPSGCVSFLTIHQSKGLEFPIVIVDSLNTTPRKQYSDLDEILQENFYRKKPFEPLDRTKQYDFWRLYYTAFSRAQNLLVLSCQENTASGQGTRNVPSKPFVKLYKTLPNWREVNSIYDLSIDKIKDVNIKKEYSFTSHINIFETCALQYKFYKEFDFSPVRQGATLFGSLVHQTIEDIHKSALRNEESKITESNVEDWFNSNYNNLVKKERVYLAPQTQKAALDQVLRYVKKQRNDWSHIKEAEVDVSLVKDKYILKGTIDLIKGKDETVEIIDFKSEKKPDLVKESEMMYHYKRQLEVYAHLIEERTGQKVSNMHLYYTGEENSNPYVTFPKDTKAIDNTIETFDGIVQKIEAKDFEIKKRPKKHCRNCDMRYYCDAKL comes from the coding sequence ATGTTGAAAAAGGGTGGGGCGGTGTTTATGAGTTTCCTTAATGACAACCAAAAAGTTGCAGTTGAGACTACTGAGGGACCACTTTTAATTATTGCAGGTCCAGGTTCCGGAAAGACATTTACATTAGTTGAAAGAATATATCATTTAATTACAGAGAAAAATGTTCAAGCTGAAAATATTCTAGTTGCTACTTTTACTGAAAAAGCTGCTCAAGAATTAATGACACGGGTATCAAACCGGCTGCATGATGCTAATATATCTTTTAGCTTAAACGAAATGTATTTGGGTACTATACATTCAATTTGTTTAAGAATCTTAAAAGAGAATAGAGAGTTTACTAGACTGAAAAAGAATTATGTTCTAATGGATCAGTTTGACCAACAGTACTTTCTATATCAAAAAATATATGAGTACTCTAATATCTCAAATATAGAGTTGATATATGGTGAGAGAAGCTCAAGATGGAAAAAAGCTGAGAATCTACTTAAGTGGCTTAATAAGGTTAGTGAGGAAATGTTGGATGTAGAGAGCTTGAAGAATTCTGAAAACCCACAAGTTCAAGCATTAGGTTACAGTTATGAGCTGTACCAAAAACAACTTGAGGAAGAAAATGCTCTAGATTTTTCAACAATCCAATTAGAAACATACCAATTATTAATAGAGCATCCTCAAATACTATCGAATTTTAACAATAGTTTACATTATTTAATGATTGATGAATATCAGGACACAAACACCATTCAGGAAGAAATACTATTTTTACTTGCAGGAGAACGACAAAATATATGTGTAGTCGGAGACGATGACCAGGGGTTGTATAGATTCAGAGGGGCAACTATTCGAAATATCTTAGAATTTCCCCAAAAATTTGATGATGGTGTTTGTAAACAAGTAGAGTTATCCATCAACTATAGATCACATCCATCAATAATTAACTTTTATAATAACTGGATGGAGCAAAATAAGTGGACTTATAAGGGTGAAATGTTTAGATATGATAAAAAAATTATGCCTAGAGATGGTGATCATTCAGAAAAAGCTGAAGTTATTAAAGTTTCAGGCTCTGATGGTTTAGGAAACTGGGAAGATGAAGTTTATCAATTTCTATTATCTATGAGGAATAAGGATAATGTCAGCGACTGGAACCAAATTGCGTTTCTATTTAAGTCAGTCAAAAATGAAAAAGTTGTGGCATTGGCGAATTTTTTAGAGGAAAGGAATATCCCGGTTTATTCACCAAGATCAAATATGTTTTTTGACAGAGAAGAGGTACGGTTATTAATTGGAGCACTTTTATTTTTGTTCCCTCAATTCCCTAAAATAAGAAAGTGGAATGACAATGCTTATTTAGATGAATGGGAAATTTATGACCAATATTTAAGAGAATTTGGAGAAGAATTAAGAAATGAAGAAAATAAGAAATTATTAATGTGGTGTCAGATCCGTGCAAAAGAACACATGAACTTACAGCAAAATACTGACTATTCTTTTTCTGGATTATTTTATCAACTCTTACAATTTGATTTATTTAATTGTTATTTAGAAGGAGATTCTTATCAAGTAAATGATAGTCGTGCAATAAGGAACATATCATTATTCTCAAAGCTTCTCACAAAGTTTGAGTACTTACATAGAGTTTCAGTATTTACACCGAAAAGCATTAATGTCAACATCACTACGTTCTTTAATCAATATTTAAGATTTTTAATTAATGGTGGAATAAATGAATATGAAGATAATTCGGAATATGCTCCGAGTGGTTGTGTGTCTTTTCTAACAATTCATCAATCCAAAGGACTTGAATTTCCAATTGTAATAGTGGATTCTTTAAACACAACTCCTAGAAAGCAATACAGTGATTTAGATGAAATCCTACAAGAAAATTTTTATCGTAAGAAACCATTTGAACCTTTAGATCGAACAAAGCAATATGATTTTTGGCGACTATACTATACTGCATTCTCAAGAGCACAGAATTTACTAGTTTTAAGTTGCCAAGAAAACACTGCAAGTGGACAAGGTACTAGAAACGTTCCCTCCAAACCCTTTGTTAAGTTATATAAAACATTACCTAATTGGAGAGAAGTAAATTCTATTTATGATTTATCCATTGATAAAATAAAGGATGTTAATATAAAAAAAGAATATTCATTTACATCACATATCAACATATTTGAAACTTGTGCTCTTCAATATAAGTTTTACAAAGAATTTGATTTCTCACCAGTACGTCAAGGAGCTACGTTATTTGGCTCACTTGTCCATCAAACTATAGAAGATATTCATAAATCTGCATTAAGAAATGAAGAGTCTAAAATAACAGAAAGTAACGTAGAAGACTGGTTTAACTCTAATTATAATAATTTAGTGAAAAAAGAGCGTGTGTACCTTGCACCACAAACGCAAAAAGCGGCATTAGACCAAGTGTTAAGATATGTGAAGAAACAAAGGAATGATTGGTCACATATCAAAGAAGCTGAGGTGGATGTTTCATTAGTTAAGGATAAATATATTCTTAAGGGCACAATCGATTTAATAAAGGGTAAAGATGAAACAGTTGAAATAATTGACTTCAAGTCGGAGAAAAAGCCTGACTTGGTGAAAGAATCTGAGATGATGTACCATTATAAGCGCCAATTAGAAGTCTATGCTCATTTAATAGAGGAGAGAACAGGCCAAAAAGTTAGCAACATGCATCTTTATTATACTGGAGAAGAAAACAGTAATCCTTATGTCACATTTCCTAAGGATACAAAGGCTATTGATAACACCATTGAAACATTTGATGGAATTGTACAAAAAATCGAAGCAAAAGACTTTGAAATAAAAAAACGACCTAAAAAGCATTGTAGAAACTGTGATATGCGTTATTATTGTGATGCAAAACTATAG
- a CDS encoding ATP-binding protein, translated as MIEYYKDNLKTSGNNTQLDDFTRYEFSFSGIECSILGTFYKDANNEIKFGADLENFFSAHNYSIYKPTHNVLEVIANLRDGNSVPGGETDVKIGKVRFSSSHRYQESLEETSVYVTPNDFLGKRTALFGMTRTGKSNTVKKIIQATFEIGSKAPYKLVDEIEDVTSTLDPFCENGSPKYPAGQLIFDINGEYANANMQDEGTAIFEIYKEKVVRYSVLKKPDFKVMKVNFYNDISSGFELIITHLNNDNSDYVNSFKSIDLSEPEDKSDHSALTRYNRKKAAYLCCLYQAGLTPSKGFKVKFQGNKTLNQMVQKEGKIDPDKGITLDEATNWFTTIWENYNDEFFTNYKNEKGYEWADEDLKALLIFLTRKKQPKGNPTISGYRKLNGIKGLHTDTVDKPFQLEIVEALRAGKIVIIDLSQGDPNIQRLYSERICLSIFADSMNQFIDNSPNNFIQFYFEEAHNLFPKKEDKDLSQIYNRIAKEGAKLNLGMVYATQEVSSISTNILKNTQNWFIAHLNNEDELKELKKYYDFKDFTESLLKFSANSDKGFIRMKTYSNPFVVPVQIDRFSAIKED; from the coding sequence ATGATTGAATATTATAAAGATAACCTAAAAACAAGTGGTAATAACACTCAATTAGATGATTTTACTAGGTATGAGTTTAGCTTTTCAGGAATTGAATGTAGTATATTAGGAACGTTTTATAAGGATGCAAATAATGAAATTAAATTTGGCGCTGATTTGGAAAATTTTTTTAGCGCGCATAATTACAGCATCTATAAACCAACTCATAATGTCTTGGAAGTAATAGCAAACTTAAGAGATGGAAATAGTGTGCCAGGAGGAGAAACCGATGTAAAGATTGGAAAAGTCCGTTTTAGCTCTAGCCATAGATATCAAGAAAGTTTAGAGGAGACATCAGTTTATGTAACTCCAAATGACTTCCTTGGAAAAAGGACAGCTTTGTTTGGTATGACTAGAACAGGGAAATCAAACACTGTAAAGAAAATTATTCAAGCTACTTTTGAAATTGGGAGTAAAGCTCCTTATAAATTAGTTGATGAAATTGAAGATGTTACAAGTACATTAGATCCATTTTGTGAAAACGGTTCCCCTAAATATCCAGCTGGTCAATTAATTTTTGATATTAATGGAGAATATGCTAACGCTAACATGCAAGACGAAGGAACTGCTATATTTGAAATTTATAAGGAAAAGGTTGTTAGATACAGTGTATTAAAGAAGCCGGATTTTAAAGTGATGAAGGTAAACTTCTATAACGATATATCATCTGGTTTTGAACTCATAATTACACATTTAAATAATGATAATAGTGATTACGTAAACAGTTTTAAATCAATTGATTTGTCAGAACCAGAAGATAAATCAGATCATAGTGCATTAACTAGATATAATAGAAAAAAAGCGGCATATTTATGTTGTTTATATCAAGCGGGGTTAACACCATCCAAAGGGTTTAAGGTTAAATTTCAAGGGAATAAAACGCTAAATCAAATGGTTCAAAAAGAAGGGAAAATTGACCCTGATAAGGGAATTACATTAGATGAAGCTACAAATTGGTTTACCACTATATGGGAGAATTATAATGATGAGTTCTTTACCAATTACAAAAATGAAAAAGGATATGAGTGGGCAGATGAGGATTTAAAAGCACTTTTAATTTTTCTTACAAGGAAAAAACAACCTAAAGGTAACCCTACAATTAGCGGTTATAGGAAGCTTAATGGAATTAAAGGGTTACACACCGATACAGTTGATAAGCCATTTCAGCTAGAAATAGTAGAGGCATTAAGAGCTGGTAAGATTGTAATTATAGACTTGTCACAAGGTGATCCTAATATTCAAAGGCTATATTCAGAAAGAATTTGTTTAAGTATATTTGCGGATTCAATGAATCAATTTATTGATAACAGCCCTAATAATTTTATTCAGTTTTATTTTGAGGAAGCACATAACCTATTCCCTAAGAAAGAAGACAAAGATTTGAGCCAAATATATAATCGAATTGCTAAAGAAGGAGCAAAATTAAATCTAGGAATGGTCTATGCTACTCAAGAAGTTAGTTCTATTAGTACAAACATATTAAAAAATACGCAAAATTGGTTTATTGCTCATTTAAACAATGAGGATGAACTAAAAGAGTTGAAAAAATATTATGATTTTAAGGACTTTACTGAGAGTCTATTAAAATTTAGTGCTAATAGTGATAAGGGATTTATACGTATGAAAACATATTCTAATCCTTTTGTTGTCCCAGTACAAATTGATAGATTCAGTGCTATAAAGGAGGATTAG
- a CDS encoding DNA methyltransferase — MSKNEQEINVEQYKFEPIKGYPMLNWKGKRPFHSTQYYPAQLKETHGETVDGWLNKIFWGDNLQVMSHLLKDFRGKVNLVYLDPPFDSKAEYKKRIKLRGNEATGDINIFEETQYTDMWTNDEYLQFMYERLLLIRELLADDGSIYLHCDWHKSHQLRCILDEIFGASNFQNEIVWNYSGWNRKNTTYFNRRHDTILYYSKTSNPFFDPYREAWESKEEYVKKRKQKLHIEKETGKEYVLSDAGNGKRVKRYIEDALEEGKHIDDVWEIDKLNNSDKSIVNYPTQKPEKLLERIILSNTKTGDLVFDCFMGSGTTQAVALKLGRKFIGSDINLGAVQTTTKRIIKILKETKIIQPGFEIYNVNNYDIFRNPTQAKQLLLEALEVQPLINNVLYDGEKDGYLVKVMPINRISTKADLNELITNFDYKLFERRQAENPNQSVEKLLLVCMGHEPDLAAALEQEVGYKLDIEVVDILRDKSNLEFKRDSEVDVAIFDGKLVIRNFFPMNLLQKLSIMKENVGDWKELVESVMIDWNYDGAVLEPKIADIPDKKDFVKGEYVIPHDAGTIRIKITDLLSESLEVSINNG; from the coding sequence ATGAGTAAAAATGAACAAGAAATAAATGTTGAGCAATATAAATTTGAACCGATTAAAGGTTATCCAATGTTAAATTGGAAAGGGAAACGACCTTTCCACTCAACTCAGTACTATCCTGCCCAACTAAAAGAGACTCATGGTGAAACTGTTGATGGTTGGCTTAACAAGATTTTTTGGGGAGATAATCTTCAAGTTATGAGCCATCTGTTAAAGGACTTCAGAGGGAAAGTTAATTTAGTGTACCTAGACCCTCCATTCGACTCAAAAGCTGAGTATAAAAAAAGAATAAAACTTAGAGGGAATGAGGCTACAGGAGATATAAATATTTTTGAAGAGACTCAGTATACAGACATGTGGACAAACGATGAATATTTGCAATTTATGTATGAAAGACTTTTATTAATTAGAGAACTTCTAGCTGATGACGGATCAATTTATCTTCATTGTGATTGGCACAAGTCACATCAGCTAAGATGTATTTTAGATGAGATATTTGGTGCGTCTAATTTTCAGAATGAAATAGTTTGGAACTATAGTGGGTGGAACAGGAAAAATACTACATATTTTAATAGAAGACATGACACCATTTTATATTACTCTAAAACGTCAAATCCTTTCTTCGATCCATATCGTGAAGCATGGGAGTCTAAAGAAGAATATGTCAAAAAAAGAAAACAGAAACTTCATATTGAAAAAGAAACTGGTAAAGAATATGTTCTATCTGACGCTGGAAATGGCAAAAGAGTAAAAAGGTATATTGAGGATGCCTTAGAGGAAGGTAAACATATAGATGATGTTTGGGAAATAGATAAATTAAATAACTCTGATAAGAGTATTGTAAATTATCCAACGCAAAAACCAGAGAAGCTATTAGAAAGGATAATATTATCAAACACAAAAACAGGGGATCTGGTTTTTGATTGCTTTATGGGATCAGGGACTACACAAGCAGTTGCATTAAAATTAGGAAGAAAATTTATTGGATCCGATATTAATTTGGGTGCAGTACAAACTACAACAAAGAGAATAATAAAAATCTTAAAGGAAACAAAAATCATTCAACCAGGATTTGAAATTTATAATGTAAATAATTATGATATCTTTCGTAATCCTACACAAGCAAAGCAATTGTTATTAGAAGCCTTAGAGGTTCAACCATTGATCAATAATGTATTATATGATGGTGAAAAAGATGGGTATTTGGTAAAGGTTATGCCTATTAATCGAATATCTACGAAAGCAGATCTAAATGAGCTTATTACTAATTTTGATTATAAGTTATTTGAAAGAAGACAAGCAGAAAATCCGAATCAATCTGTAGAAAAATTATTACTAGTCTGTATGGGGCATGAACCAGATTTAGCTGCCGCTCTTGAACAAGAAGTTGGATACAAATTAGACATTGAAGTAGTTGACATATTAAGAGATAAATCGAATCTTGAGTTTAAACGTGACTCGGAAGTAGATGTAGCTATTTTCGACGGTAAATTAGTTATAAGGAACTTCTTTCCTATGAACTTACTTCAAAAATTAAGTATTATGAAAGAGAATGTTGGAGATTGGAAAGAGCTAGTTGAATCAGTAATGATCGATTGGAACTATGATGGTGCTGTTTTAGAACCTAAAATTGCAGATATTCCAGATAAAAAGGATTTTGTTAAAGGTGAATATGTAATACCTCATGATGCTGGAACAATACGCATCAAAATAACTGACCTCCTATCTGAGTCGTTAGAGGTGAGTATCAATAATGGCTAA
- a CDS encoding DNA double-strand break repair nuclease NurA, with amino-acid sequence MGYMSRNGKRPNEYASKTSHSSIINEESVTEFLKNCSFPKNSEDVNLKDHVNIIIEIPKKNKIENIVAIDGGYTELQVKNEFPSSTISFFQFGALIFKVEDLNEVSNKHFIDPEDIAKLKNIQRFKFTLPTKNITHSNEADLIDSVRKTIYNFFLSEPLNDKEDRFIKTLKWFIFEEYKMDKKDKWVLASCPKCGEQNINLYRKEIQKNYNYNCPSCHSKIYLTDVFRLHEAIDNELGASGILGYLTSLFEQFILIHLIYIILKTRPLLLNEFLFLKDGPLAFFGQTANLHKPMRTLINFLHENYTVHIAGLEKSGAFVEHAHEISKKMDKRELLLLDNDYIYKYIIPGTANEEKPYASTSYYSSKLIYKANDERVYVITIPTEAPEVILKPKIEDFKNIETILHNIELLRCDMYDSGLVPVALVNKLVSLSNHPSSAILTKFVKERIRP; translated from the coding sequence ATGGGATATATGAGTAGAAATGGTAAAAGGCCAAATGAGTATGCTAGTAAAACATCGCATAGTTCCATTATTAATGAAGAGTCAGTTACTGAGTTTTTAAAGAATTGCAGTTTCCCTAAAAACTCAGAGGATGTTAATTTGAAAGATCACGTTAATATAATTATAGAAATACCGAAAAAAAATAAGATAGAAAATATTGTTGCAATAGATGGTGGATACACTGAATTACAAGTAAAAAATGAGTTCCCTTCATCAACTATAAGCTTCTTTCAATTTGGAGCACTTATTTTTAAAGTGGAAGATTTAAATGAGGTGTCGAACAAACATTTTATAGATCCAGAAGATATAGCGAAACTAAAAAATATTCAACGTTTTAAATTTACATTACCAACTAAAAACATAACGCATAGTAATGAAGCAGACTTAATTGATTCTGTTAGAAAAACAATTTATAACTTTTTTTTAAGTGAGCCATTAAACGATAAAGAAGACCGTTTTATTAAAACGCTTAAGTGGTTTATCTTTGAGGAATATAAGATGGATAAAAAAGATAAGTGGGTTTTAGCAAGCTGCCCAAAATGTGGCGAACAAAATATTAATTTATATCGAAAAGAAATACAAAAAAATTACAACTATAACTGCCCATCCTGCCATAGCAAGATATATCTTACTGATGTGTTTCGACTACATGAGGCAATTGATAATGAGTTAGGTGCTTCAGGTATCTTAGGATATCTAACATCCCTTTTTGAGCAATTTATATTAATACATTTAATTTATATAATTTTGAAAACTAGACCTTTATTATTAAATGAATTTTTATTTCTTAAGGATGGTCCGCTTGCATTTTTTGGACAAACTGCTAACCTTCATAAACCAATGAGAACACTAATTAATTTTCTTCATGAAAACTATACAGTTCATATTGCGGGTCTAGAAAAAAGTGGTGCATTTGTAGAACATGCCCATGAGATTTCTAAGAAGATGGATAAAAGAGAACTGTTACTATTAGATAATGATTATATTTACAAATATATAATTCCTGGGACTGCAAATGAGGAGAAGCCCTATGCTTCAACTTCATATTATAGCTCAAAACTTATTTATAAAGCCAACGATGAAAGGGTGTATGTAATAACAATACCAACAGAAGCACCAGAAGTGATACTTAAACCTAAAATTGAAGATTTTAAAAATATAGAAACAATTTTACATAATATAGAATTACTAAGGTGTGACATGTATGATAGTGGTTTAGTTCCTGTTGCACTAGTAAATAAGTTGGTATCTTTGTCGAACCATCCTAGTTCGGCTATTTTAACTAAGTTTGTTAAAGAAAGGATTAGACCTTAG
- a CDS encoding 3,4-dihydroxy-2-butanone-4-phosphate synthase, with product MQRKKCNRHDVLKDTITIIFDDVSTQTSFLMGIGDHATADDVNFMAKYGKGLIYCCITEKIAESLQLPLLQNGNGFSENTFNNMTVSIDFKTSTTGISAFERADTIRNINCTTNSEDFKRPGHIFPLVSNETNLIRNAGIAEASIEWARSIKNDPDYEPTTYVCEILNTSGEVANQKEVNELAYDHGLDIIKISEIIERYLQEHTSMKIIEQTKFSMFNQPLNVYRVKNEISPTPLTVYLNPRSSPITNMIFYQECLVGDLLGLKNKCNCPKHLKGHLVSMLNGELDCVIYQRNEASSIPSNYKNLIISQLQYLFENETYQTEPMTSTHLISEGRALSIH from the coding sequence ATGCAACGTAAGAAATGTAATCGTCATGACGTTTTAAAGGATACGATTACGATCATTTTTGACGATGTATCCACACAGACAAGTTTTCTCATGGGAATAGGAGATCATGCAACCGCAGACGACGTCAACTTTATGGCGAAGTATGGTAAAGGCCTCATCTATTGTTGTATCACTGAAAAAATAGCCGAAAGCCTTCAATTGCCTCTTCTCCAGAATGGTAATGGGTTTTCCGAAAACACATTCAATAACATGACCGTCTCGATCGATTTCAAAACCTCCACAACAGGAATTTCTGCCTTTGAACGTGCGGATACCATAAGGAATATCAATTGTACAACCAATTCTGAAGACTTCAAACGACCGGGCCATATCTTCCCTTTAGTCAGCAATGAAACAAATCTAATAAGAAATGCTGGGATTGCGGAGGCTTCAATTGAATGGGCACGTTCCATAAAGAATGATCCAGACTATGAACCTACTACCTATGTGTGTGAAATCCTAAATACATCCGGTGAAGTTGCAAATCAGAAAGAAGTCAATGAATTAGCGTATGACCATGGACTAGATATTATAAAGATCAGTGAAATCATTGAAAGGTACTTACAAGAACATACTTCAATGAAAATCATTGAGCAAACGAAGTTCTCCATGTTCAACCAACCGTTGAACGTCTATCGGGTCAAAAATGAAATTTCACCAACTCCATTGACCGTTTACTTGAATCCAAGAAGTTCACCGATCACGAACATGATCTTTTATCAGGAATGTCTCGTTGGCGATCTATTAGGGTTAAAAAATAAATGCAATTGTCCTAAACATCTAAAAGGCCATTTAGTCAGTATGCTCAATGGAGAACTTGACTGTGTCATCTATCAAAGAAATGAGGCATCTTCCATTCCATCAAACTACAAAAATCTCATTATCAGTCAATTGCAGTACCTTTTCGAAAACGAAACGTACCAAACAGAGCCAATGACCAGTACTCACCTGATTTCAGAAGGAAGAGCCCTTTCAATCCATTAA
- a CDS encoding DUF4139 domain-containing protein: MTYRSYSKDAVELALTIYNDGFGVVKEKRKIELTGEETEIQYLDVAQLIETDSILVEGLNILELNYDYDLVSKSKLLEKYIDQNVFLYDKEKNERKEYRLLSVANGIVLENTDTKEIVLDPKEELILPKLPGELIVKPALIWKIRPSKTDQINISYLTKGMEWESNYVVELKDQTFNLSGWVNIQNNAGTTFDNVKVKLIAGDVNRLEDYEFTLPDEPVLYSMEKSSGPSFEEQSFADYHMYTLQHKTTLKNNQSKQINFIQAEQIPYKRYYSFNHYNEKAEIKLEFENKQAQKLGLPLPKGKVKVYQEDGNGGSLEFIGEDRIDHTPKNETVELYLGDAFDIVCEGNKIDSYKDEQGLRTEKWQYTIKNNKEEPSLMKITHSIYERNWTMKDASHDYKKETSRKIVFWVEVPADTVEAVTFEYEVDERIYFTKS, translated from the coding sequence ATGACATATCGTTCATACAGCAAGGATGCAGTAGAACTGGCATTGACGATTTACAACGATGGGTTTGGTGTTGTGAAAGAAAAGCGTAAAATTGAACTGACAGGCGAAGAAACGGAGATCCAATACCTTGATGTCGCGCAGCTGATCGAAACCGATTCGATCCTCGTCGAGGGACTCAACATCCTTGAATTGAACTATGATTACGACCTTGTCAGCAAATCGAAGCTGCTCGAGAAATACATAGACCAGAACGTGTTTTTATATGATAAAGAGAAAAATGAGCGGAAGGAATACCGGCTGTTGAGTGTCGCAAACGGCATCGTTCTTGAAAATACAGATACGAAAGAAATCGTCCTCGATCCGAAAGAGGAACTGATCCTGCCGAAGCTGCCAGGCGAACTGATTGTCAAACCGGCACTTATCTGGAAAATCAGACCTTCAAAAACCGATCAAATCAATATATCCTACCTGACAAAAGGGATGGAATGGGAATCCAACTATGTCGTCGAACTGAAGGACCAGACATTCAATCTATCCGGCTGGGTGAACATCCAGAACAACGCAGGCACCACCTTCGACAATGTAAAAGTGAAGCTCATTGCCGGGGATGTGAACCGACTCGAGGATTACGAGTTCACACTGCCAGATGAACCTGTACTCTATTCGATGGAAAAAAGTTCAGGACCATCATTCGAGGAACAAAGCTTTGCCGACTACCACATGTACACACTGCAACACAAAACAACGCTCAAAAACAACCAGTCCAAGCAAATCAATTTCATCCAGGCAGAACAGATTCCATATAAACGCTACTATTCATTCAACCATTACAATGAAAAAGCTGAAATAAAGCTTGAGTTCGAAAATAAACAAGCACAAAAACTAGGATTACCTTTACCAAAAGGAAAAGTGAAGGTCTATCAAGAGGATGGGAACGGCGGAAGCCTTGAATTCATCGGTGAAGACCGGATCGATCATACTCCTAAAAACGAAACCGTAGAACTCTACCTCGGAGACGCCTTTGATATCGTCTGTGAAGGAAATAAGATTGATAGTTATAAAGATGAACAAGGACTCCGTACAGAAAAATGGCAATACACCATCAAAAACAACAAAGAAGAACCATCCCTCATGAAAATCACACACAGCATCTATGAACGCAACTGGACAATGAAAGACGCAAGCCACGATTACAAAAAAGAAACTTCACGTAAAATTGTTTTCTGGGTGGAAGTTCCAGCAGATACAGTTGAAGCCGTAACCTTTGAATATGAGGTAGATGAAAGAATATATTTTACAAAAAGTTAA